In Glandiceps talaboti chromosome 16, keGlaTala1.1, whole genome shotgun sequence, a single window of DNA contains:
- the LOC144447437 gene encoding general transcription factor IIF subunit 1-like: MANAPRFVGGSSVSGMAKPTMQSSSVSGMAKPTMQSTSEFDEYSVRITRNTKKKFSVMKFNVNDKIDLSKWQQAKMERENNMKEFKQEEEVPTFGAGSEYGKERRQEARRKKYGMRTKNYKPEDQPWILKQGGKNGKRYKGKKEGGITENSSYFIFTKEPDGAFEAHPLDSWYNFTPIITYKTLNAEEAEEEFGRRDKVLNYFSIMMKKRLKNDEDGEPEEVKEKSKKSQDLRIMEDDEYQGLMSDDDDDDDSDDEVEKPKKSMKKGTKKKPGKKKKGSDDDEALEESDEGDFDGREYDYSSEASSDEEDVDPNSKKNDMKGLDQELSGEDESEEEEEQKESETPAEGEEANKEVEESQKKEELSSDSSSDDSDSDLDNTEEVKSALFIQKKSSDKRAGRFGGRASPGNSSGNSSRSGTPTIATDGATTSTMLDAAAHRLSHSKRKRVEDGPPSKRTKGSPVGTPGSRPGSSESGITEELVRRYLKRKPMTTKDLLHKLKTKKTGMENNEIVQKITDILRKLAPQAIKHKGKTHWFIKES; encoded by the exons ATGGCGAACGCACCACGA TTTGTAGGTGGTAGTTCTGTGTCTGGAATGGCCAAACCCACCATGCAAAGTAGTTCTGTGTCTGGAATGGCCAAACCCACCATGCAAAGTACCAGTGAGTTTGATGAATACTCTGTCAGAATCACCAG GAATACAAAGAAGAAGTTCAGTGTAATGAAATTTAATGTCAATGATAAAATAGATTTGAGTAAATGGCAGCAG GCTAAGATGGAAAGAGAAAACAATATGAAAGAATTCAAGCAGGAAGAAGAGGTACCAACATTCGGTGCTGGAAGTGAATACGGAAAAGAAAGACGCCAAGAAGCCAGGAGAAAGAAATACGGCATGAGAACCAAAAACTACAAACCTGAAGATCAACCCTGGATTCTGAAACAAGGTGGAAAGAATGGCAAAAG GTATAAAGGCAAGAAAGAGGGCGGTATCACAGAGAAttcatcatattttatatttaccaAAGAACCTGATGGTGCATTTGAAGCACACCCATTAGATTCATGGTATAATTTTACTCCAATTATCACTTACAAAACTTTGAATGCTGAGGAAGCCGAGGAAGAGTTTGGAAG GAGAGACAAAGTGTTGAATTATTTCTCAATCATGATGAAAAAGAGGCTAAAGAACGATGAAGATGGTGAACCTGAAGAAGTTAAAGAAAAGAGTAAGAAATCTCAGGACTTG AGAATAATGGAAGACGATGAGTACCAAGGACTTATGtcagatgatgatgacgatgatgatagtgatgatgaagTTG AGAAGCCAAAGAAATCGATGAAGAAAGGTACAAAGAAGAAACCTGGCAAAAAGAAGAAAGGATCAGATGATGACGAGGCATTGGAAGAAAGTGATGAGGGAGACTTTGATGGAAGAGAGTATGATTACTCCTCAGAAGCATCAAG TGACGAAGAAGACGTGGATCCTAATTCCAAGAAGAACGACATGAAGGGATTGGATCAGGAACTATCAGGAGAAGACGAGTCAGAGGAGGAGGAAGAACAGAAGGAATCGGAGACACCGGCAGAAGGAGAGGAGGCAAACAAAGAAGTGGAAGAATCGCAGAAAAAAG AGGAACTTAGCAGTGACAGTAGttctgatgacagtgacagtgacttAGACAATACAGAAGAAGTTAAATCCGCTCTCTTTATTCAG aaaaaatcTTCAGACAAAAGGGCTGGTAGATTTGGTGGAAGAGCGTCACCAGGCAACAGTAGTGGTAACAGCAGTAGAAGTGGTACACCAACCATTGCTACAGATGGTGCTACTACATCTACTATGTTAGATGCAGCTGCACACAGACTCTCACATA GCAAACGCAAAAGAGTAGAGGATGGTCCACCATCTAAGAGAACCAAAGGAAGTCCAGTTGGTACTCCAGGATCAAGACCAGGTTCAAG TGAGAGTGGTATCACCGAAGAACTGGTAAGGAGGTACCTGAAACGGAAACCCATGACAACCAAAGACTTACTACACAAACTGAAGACCAAGAAAACAGGGatggaaaataatgaaattgtgCAGAAAATTACAGATATTCTCAGGAAATTAGCCCCACAAGCTATCAAGCATAAAGGAAAGACACACTGGTTTATAAAGGAGTCTTAA